One Herbaspirillum rubrisubalbicans genomic window carries:
- a CDS encoding M23 family metallopeptidase, with product MFPQDKLKHLTSRCCSALQSCHHKVAASSPKTRIIGASALFLAAFTIGAAGFAPAEPDLRDAPVNPISKELALPDLQQQISALEERSQYYVNEERVRSGDTLASLLNRLGVDDDEATAFIKSDTLARSVMQLRAGKRVVAQTDDNGELVKLSATLDDGSDTPKNLVISRQDGKLTAQAQPAVLERRVEMRAGIIYSSLFAATDAAQIPDAVAMQLVDMFATNINFASDLRRGDRFNVVYETYYQNGDLVRTGRVLAGEFDNAGNRYQAVWFSDPASKTGGGGYYAFDGKSLKKAFLKSPLAFTRISSGFSMRLHPILGKWKQHTGVDFAAPTGTPIHAAADGVIDFVGQQNGYGNIVVIKHWSGYSTAYGHMSRFAPKLKKGMKVSQNDVIGFVGMTGWATGPHLHYEFRVNNQPRNPLSVEVPNNQALTGPQLQRFRAVAADMQHRMAMLRVPGAPDVKLAAAK from the coding sequence ATGTTCCCACAAGATAAGCTCAAGCACCTCACGTCCCGGTGCTGCTCCGCGTTGCAGTCCTGCCACCACAAAGTCGCCGCCTCCTCGCCCAAGACGCGCATCATCGGCGCCAGCGCCCTGTTCCTTGCGGCCTTCACCATCGGTGCCGCCGGCTTCGCGCCGGCCGAGCCGGACCTGCGCGATGCCCCGGTCAATCCGATTTCCAAGGAACTGGCCTTGCCCGACCTGCAACAGCAGATCAGCGCGCTGGAAGAACGCTCGCAGTATTACGTCAACGAAGAGCGGGTACGCAGCGGCGACACCCTGGCCAGCCTGCTCAACCGTCTGGGCGTGGATGACGATGAAGCCACCGCCTTCATCAAGTCCGATACCCTGGCGCGCTCGGTGATGCAGTTGCGCGCCGGCAAGCGGGTAGTGGCCCAGACCGATGACAATGGCGAACTGGTCAAGCTCTCGGCTACGCTGGACGATGGCAGCGACACCCCCAAGAACCTGGTCATTTCGCGCCAGGACGGCAAGCTCACCGCCCAAGCCCAGCCGGCCGTGCTGGAGCGGCGCGTGGAAATGCGCGCCGGCATCATCTACTCCTCGCTCTTTGCCGCCACCGATGCCGCGCAGATCCCCGATGCGGTGGCCATGCAACTGGTGGACATGTTCGCCACCAACATCAACTTCGCCTCCGACCTGCGCCGTGGCGACCGCTTCAACGTGGTCTACGAGACCTACTACCAGAACGGCGACCTGGTGCGCACCGGGCGCGTGCTGGCCGGTGAGTTCGACAATGCCGGCAACCGCTACCAGGCCGTGTGGTTCAGCGACCCGGCCAGCAAGACCGGCGGCGGCGGCTACTACGCCTTCGACGGCAAGTCGCTCAAGAAAGCCTTCCTGAAGTCGCCGCTGGCCTTCACCCGTATCTCTTCCGGTTTCTCGATGCGCCTGCATCCCATCCTGGGCAAGTGGAAGCAGCATACCGGGGTGGACTTCGCAGCCCCCACCGGTACGCCCATCCATGCAGCCGCTGATGGCGTGATCGATTTCGTGGGCCAGCAGAATGGTTACGGCAACATCGTCGTCATCAAGCACTGGAGCGGTTACTCCACCGCCTACGGCCACATGAGCCGCTTCGCGCCCAAGCTCAAGAAGGGCATGAAGGTCAGCCAGAATGACGTGATCGGTTTCGTCGGCATGACCGGCTGGGCCACCGGCCCGCACCTGCATTACGAGTTCCGCGTCAACAACCAGCCGCGCAATCCGCTGTCGGTGGAGGTGCCCAACAACCAGGCCCTGACCGGCCCGCAACTGCAGCGTTTCCGCGCGGTAGCCGCCGACATGCAGCATCGCATGGCCATGCTGCGCGTGCCGGGTGCGCCCGATGTGAAGCTGGCGGCAGCCAAGTAA
- the tyrS gene encoding tyrosine--tRNA ligase has protein sequence MNADQSTSAAAALTSAAPSRLPLTDKVQEALAITKRGIDELLIESEFAQKLARAEQSGQPLRIKLGLDPTAPDLHLGHTVVLNKMRQLQNLGHQVIFLIGDFTSMIGDPSGRNATRPPLSREQIEINAKTYFAQASLVLDPSKTEIRYNSEWCDALGSRGMIQLASRYTVARMMERDDFTKRFKEGTPISVHEFLYPLMQGYDSVALKSDLELGGTDQKFNLLVGRELQKDFGQEPQCILTMPLLEGLDGVEKMSKSKGNYIGITEPANTMFAKVMSISDVMMWRYYELLSFRSIAEIAGFKAEVEAGRNPRDIKVALAQEIVARFHSQQAAEDALADFVNRSKGGIPDDIPEVSLSGAPLGIGQLLKQANLCASTSEALRMVEQGGVRIDGTVISDKGLKVEAGQCVVQVGKRKFARVTLA, from the coding sequence ATGAACGCCGACCAGTCCACCTCCGCCGCTGCTGCTTTGACCTCTGCAGCTCCTTCCCGTTTGCCCCTCACCGACAAGGTCCAGGAGGCGCTGGCCATCACCAAACGCGGCATCGATGAACTGCTCATCGAAAGCGAATTTGCGCAAAAGCTGGCGCGCGCCGAGCAAAGCGGCCAACCGCTGCGCATCAAGCTGGGCCTGGACCCGACCGCGCCCGATCTGCACCTGGGTCACACGGTGGTGTTGAACAAGATGCGCCAGTTGCAGAACCTGGGCCACCAGGTGATCTTCCTGATCGGCGACTTCACCTCCATGATCGGCGACCCGTCCGGCCGCAACGCCACCCGTCCGCCGCTGTCGCGCGAACAGATCGAGATCAACGCCAAGACCTACTTCGCCCAGGCCAGCCTGGTGCTGGATCCGTCCAAGACCGAGATCCGCTACAACTCCGAATGGTGCGACGCCCTGGGCAGCCGCGGCATGATTCAGCTGGCCTCGCGTTACACCGTGGCGCGCATGATGGAGCGCGATGATTTCACCAAGCGCTTCAAGGAAGGCACGCCGATCTCGGTGCATGAATTCCTCTACCCGTTGATGCAGGGTTACGACTCGGTGGCCCTGAAGTCCGATTTGGAACTGGGCGGCACCGACCAGAAGTTCAACCTGCTGGTGGGTCGCGAACTGCAGAAGGATTTCGGCCAGGAGCCGCAGTGCATCCTGACCATGCCGCTCCTGGAAGGTCTGGACGGCGTGGAAAAGATGTCCAAGTCCAAGGGCAACTACATCGGCATCACCGAGCCGGCCAACACCATGTTCGCCAAGGTGATGAGCATTTCCGACGTGATGATGTGGCGCTACTACGAGCTGCTGTCGTTCCGCTCCATTGCCGAGATCGCCGGCTTCAAGGCTGAGGTCGAGGCTGGCCGGAACCCGCGCGACATCAAGGTGGCCCTGGCCCAGGAAATCGTGGCGCGCTTCCATTCGCAGCAGGCCGCCGAAGATGCGTTGGCCGACTTCGTGAACCGCTCCAAGGGCGGCATCCCGGACGACATCCCGGAAGTCTCGTTGTCCGGCGCCCCGTTGGGCATCGGCCAGTTGTTGAAGCAAGCCAACCTGTGCGCCTCCACTTCCGAAGCGCTGCGCATGGTGGAGCAGGGCGGTGTGCGCATCGATGGCACTGTCATCAGCGACAAGGGCTTGAAGGTCGAAGCCGGCCAGTGCGTGGTACAGGTGGGCAAGCGCAAGTTCGCGCGCGTCACCCTGGCGTAA
- the dtd gene encoding D-aminoacyl-tRNA deacylase — MIALLQRVSQAAVVVEGQTLGAIGCGLMVLVCAERHDTVTQADALLKKLLAYRVFSDEAGKMNRSVTDVQGGLLLIPQFTLAADTKSGTRPSFTPAAAPELGRQLFDHFVERARAQHGQDRVGTGRFGADMKVSLTNDGPVTFWLQVGPVNPKLPSADMKDMQ, encoded by the coding sequence ATGATCGCCCTGTTGCAGCGGGTCAGCCAGGCTGCGGTTGTGGTGGAGGGCCAGACCCTGGGTGCCATCGGCTGCGGCCTGATGGTGTTGGTCTGCGCCGAGCGCCACGACACCGTGACCCAAGCCGATGCCCTGTTGAAGAAGCTGCTGGCCTATCGCGTCTTCAGCGATGAGGCCGGCAAGATGAATCGCAGCGTGACCGATGTGCAAGGCGGCTTGTTGCTGATCCCGCAGTTCACGCTGGCGGCCGATACCAAGTCGGGGACGCGCCCCTCCTTTACCCCGGCGGCCGCGCCGGAACTGGGACGGCAATTGTTCGACCACTTCGTCGAGCGTGCCCGGGCGCAGCATGGGCAGGATAGGGTCGGCACGGGCCGCTTCGGGGCCGATATGAAGGTTTCTCTGACCAATGATGGTCCAGTGACGTTCTGGCTGCAGGTTGGCCCGGTCAACCCGAAGCTGCCCTCAGCCGATATGAAGGATATGCAATAA
- a CDS encoding YbhB/YbcL family Raf kinase inhibitor-like protein: MKFWSDSFKDGGNIPGEFAFAVMDPKTHVALSANRNPHFAWSELPAGTKSLALVVHDPDVPSRGDDVNQEGKTVPLELPRVDFYHWTLVDIPASVSQIKAGQFSNGVSARGKPGPAVLGDVMPGARQGINDYTGWFAGDGDMRGDYFGYDGPCPPWNDALVHRYIFTLYALDVEQLPVAGNLEGSVVLTALRDHVLEQASITGLYTLNPNAVPRS, from the coding sequence ATGAAATTCTGGAGCGATTCTTTCAAGGACGGCGGCAACATCCCCGGTGAATTCGCCTTCGCGGTGATGGACCCCAAGACCCACGTCGCACTCTCGGCCAATCGCAATCCCCATTTCGCCTGGAGCGAGCTGCCGGCAGGCACCAAGTCGCTGGCGCTGGTGGTGCACGACCCCGACGTTCCCTCGCGTGGCGACGACGTCAACCAGGAAGGCAAGACCGTGCCGCTGGAATTGCCGCGCGTCGATTTCTATCACTGGACCCTGGTCGATATTCCTGCCAGTGTCAGCCAGATCAAGGCCGGCCAGTTCAGCAATGGCGTGAGCGCACGCGGCAAGCCGGGTCCGGCGGTGCTGGGCGATGTCATGCCGGGCGCGCGCCAGGGCATCAACGACTACACCGGCTGGTTTGCCGGCGACGGCGATATGCGCGGCGACTACTTCGGCTATGACGGCCCCTGCCCGCCGTGGAACGATGCGCTGGTGCATCGCTACATCTTCACCCTCTATGCACTGGACGTGGAACAGTTGCCGGTGGCCGGCAACCTGGAAGGCTCGGTGGTACTGACCGCGCTGCGCGACCATGTGCTGGAGCAAGCTTCGATCACCGGCCTGTACACCCTCAACCCCAACGCCGTACCGCGTAGCTGA
- a CDS encoding histidine phosphatase family protein: MTDILLIRHGETDWNVDKRLQGHIDIGLNQAGQRQVLALGEALAGEGIDAIFASDLQRARDTAQAVADAAGLEVLIDAGLRERCYGAFEGLRHIEIEARYPDAYRQWKARDPDYRYPAGERIAETMREFYERSVQAVQRVLASGRYRKVVIVTHGGVLECVHHWASQTSFAQPRSFDIFNASVNRLHWDGQRAHICSWGEIGHLQREALDEVDR; this comes from the coding sequence ATGACCGACATCCTGCTGATCCGCCACGGCGAAACCGACTGGAACGTGGACAAGCGCCTGCAAGGGCATATCGACATCGGCTTGAACCAGGCCGGCCAGCGACAGGTGCTGGCGCTGGGTGAGGCACTGGCGGGGGAGGGCATCGATGCCATCTTCGCCAGCGACCTGCAACGCGCCCGCGACACGGCCCAGGCCGTGGCCGATGCAGCAGGACTGGAGGTCTTGATCGATGCGGGCTTGCGCGAGCGCTGCTATGGCGCATTCGAAGGCCTGCGCCACATCGAGATCGAAGCACGTTATCCCGACGCCTATCGCCAATGGAAGGCGCGCGACCCGGACTACCGTTATCCGGCCGGCGAGCGTATTGCCGAGACCATGCGGGAGTTCTACGAACGTTCGGTGCAGGCCGTGCAGCGCGTGCTCGCCTCGGGCCGCTATCGCAAGGTTGTCATCGTCACTCATGGCGGCGTGCTGGAATGCGTGCATCACTGGGCCAGCCAGACTTCCTTCGCCCAGCCGCGCAGCTTCGACATCTTCAACGCCAGCGTCAACCGCCTGCACTGGGATGGCCAGCGCGCCCATATCTGCTCGTGGGGCGAGATCGGGCATCTCCAGCGGGAGGCGCTGGATGAGGTGGATCGCTGA
- a CDS encoding helix-turn-helix domain-containing protein, with the protein MSEFPVRTGHQLPELLQAYRKQSGMTQSEVARRLGVTQQNLSSLERNADKVSAERLIELLNILGVELVLRKIEAVPSDSLASPLDTPQW; encoded by the coding sequence ATGAGTGAATTTCCAGTCCGCACCGGCCACCAGCTACCTGAGCTGTTGCAGGCCTATCGCAAGCAGTCCGGCATGACCCAAAGCGAGGTCGCGCGCCGCCTGGGCGTGACCCAGCAGAACCTGTCCTCGCTGGAACGCAATGCCGACAAGGTGAGCGCCGAGCGCCTCATCGAGCTGCTCAATATCCTGGGCGTCGAGCTGGTGTTGCGCAAGATCGAAGCGGTCCCCTCCGACTCTCTTGCTTCCCCCTTGGATACACCCCAATGGTAA
- a CDS encoding type II toxin-antitoxin system HipA family toxin encodes MVTARRRKPKELGLWMNGSFVGTWALTAQGDSLQYDARWVASASGRPLSLSLPFRPGNPPHRGDLVRHYFENLLPDSKAIRERLARRYQAADTDAFALLAEAGRDCVGALQILPLGTTPELSWSIDARPLSEREVAELLHQTLEPTPLALIEGEELRLSIAGAQEKTALLRHLDQWCWPHGATPTTHILKLPMGLVGGLQLDLRHSVENEWLCSRILAAYGMPVAACDILCFEDQKVLAVERFDRRWSRDPASGQAMLLRLPQEDMCQATGISPWLKYEADGGPGMKEIMALLGGAIDPVAARRHFFKAQLLFWMLWATDGHAKNFSLFLKAGGRYEPTPLYDVLSVFPLIGEGPGKLSSHRAAMAMAVRGKNAHRKMKEILPRHWMALGIHFGIVAENGDGPRAILQELAEQTDQVIAKVQADLPPGFPSELAASILDGLRRSASSLLSFVQTA; translated from the coding sequence ATGGTAACGGCACGCCGCCGCAAGCCCAAGGAGCTCGGCCTGTGGATGAATGGCAGTTTCGTGGGGACCTGGGCGCTGACGGCACAAGGCGACAGCCTGCAATATGACGCTCGCTGGGTCGCCTCCGCCAGCGGCCGGCCATTGTCGCTTTCCCTGCCTTTCCGACCGGGCAATCCCCCCCATCGCGGCGACCTGGTACGGCATTATTTCGAAAACCTGCTGCCTGACAGCAAAGCCATTCGCGAGCGGCTGGCACGCCGTTACCAGGCCGCCGATACCGATGCCTTCGCCCTGCTGGCCGAAGCCGGTCGCGATTGCGTGGGGGCCTTGCAGATATTGCCTCTTGGCACCACACCTGAGCTGTCTTGGAGCATTGATGCCCGCCCCTTGAGTGAGCGGGAAGTGGCCGAACTGCTGCACCAGACCCTGGAACCGACGCCCCTGGCCCTGATTGAGGGCGAGGAGTTGCGGCTCTCCATTGCCGGCGCCCAGGAAAAAACCGCCTTGCTGCGTCACCTTGACCAATGGTGTTGGCCGCATGGCGCCACGCCTACCACCCATATCCTGAAACTGCCCATGGGCCTGGTGGGCGGGCTCCAGCTCGATTTGCGCCATTCGGTCGAGAATGAGTGGCTGTGCTCACGCATCCTCGCCGCGTATGGGATGCCGGTCGCCGCCTGCGACATCCTCTGTTTCGAAGACCAGAAGGTGTTGGCGGTGGAGCGCTTCGACCGCCGCTGGAGCCGCGACCCCGCGAGCGGCCAGGCCATGCTGCTGCGCCTGCCGCAAGAAGACATGTGCCAGGCGACCGGCATCTCTCCCTGGTTGAAATATGAGGCCGATGGCGGCCCCGGCATGAAGGAGATCATGGCCTTGCTGGGCGGCGCCATCGATCCGGTGGCCGCGCGTCGGCACTTCTTCAAGGCGCAACTGCTGTTCTGGATGCTGTGGGCTACTGATGGTCATGCCAAGAATTTCTCGCTGTTCCTCAAGGCGGGGGGGCGCTACGAACCCACGCCCCTGTATGACGTGCTGTCGGTGTTTCCGCTCATTGGCGAAGGGCCGGGCAAGCTCTCCTCCCATCGCGCCGCCATGGCCATGGCAGTACGTGGCAAGAATGCCCATCGCAAGATGAAGGAAATACTGCCCCGGCACTGGATGGCGTTGGGTATTCATTTCGGTATCGTCGCCGAGAATGGCGACGGCCCCCGTGCCATCCTGCAAGAACTGGCCGAGCAGACGGACCAGGTCATTGCCAAGGTGCAAGCCGATCTGCCCCCAGGCTTCCCGTCAGAGCTGGCAGCATCCATCCTGGATGGCCTGCGTCGTTCGGCAAGCAGCCTCCTGTCATTCGTTCAAACCGCATGA
- the dusB gene encoding tRNA dihydrouridine synthase DusB, which translates to MNIGPYSLRNNVFVAPMAGVTDRPFRQLCKQLGAGYAVSEMAASDPRLWHSEKTSRRINHDGEMEPKAVQIAGADPAMLADCAKYNVERGAQIIDINMGCPVKKVCNSWCGSALLQDEELVARILDAVVSAVDVPVTLKFRTGWNRANKNALKIAARAEAAGIAMLTLHGRTRADGYSGEAEYETIAAVKAAVKIPVVANGDITTPEKAREVLRITGADAVMVGRAAQGRPWIFREIDHFLRTGDFLPAPLVSEVEHLMAEHLQAHYAFYGEYLGVRTARKHIGWYVRDLPGGEQFRRSMNRIEDCGQQLQAVRQFFADQAAHGERLQYELAQEMQEVPLAA; encoded by the coding sequence GTGAACATTGGGCCCTATTCCCTGCGCAACAACGTGTTCGTCGCCCCCATGGCGGGTGTGACCGACCGTCCGTTCCGCCAGTTGTGCAAGCAACTGGGGGCAGGGTATGCCGTGTCCGAAATGGCGGCCTCCGATCCGCGGCTGTGGCACAGCGAGAAGACTTCGCGCCGCATCAACCATGATGGCGAGATGGAACCCAAGGCGGTGCAGATCGCCGGTGCCGATCCGGCTATGCTGGCCGATTGCGCGAAGTACAACGTCGAGCGCGGCGCGCAGATCATCGACATCAACATGGGCTGCCCGGTCAAGAAGGTCTGCAATAGCTGGTGCGGTTCGGCCCTGTTGCAGGACGAGGAACTGGTGGCGCGCATCCTCGATGCGGTGGTGTCGGCGGTGGACGTGCCGGTGACGCTGAAATTCCGTACCGGCTGGAACCGCGCCAACAAAAACGCTCTCAAGATCGCCGCCCGCGCCGAGGCCGCCGGCATCGCCATGCTGACCCTGCATGGCCGCACTCGCGCCGACGGCTATAGCGGTGAAGCGGAATACGAGACCATCGCCGCGGTCAAGGCGGCAGTGAAGATTCCGGTGGTGGCCAACGGCGACATCACCACCCCCGAGAAGGCGCGTGAAGTCTTGCGCATCACCGGGGCCGATGCCGTCATGGTCGGCCGTGCCGCCCAGGGGCGGCCCTGGATCTTTCGCGAGATCGATCACTTCCTGCGCACCGGCGACTTTCTGCCGGCGCCGCTGGTGAGCGAAGTGGAGCACCTGATGGCCGAGCACCTGCAGGCCCACTACGCGTTCTATGGCGAGTACCTGGGCGTGCGCACGGCGCGCAAGCATATCGGTTGGTATGTGCGCGACCTGCCGGGCGGCGAGCAGTTCCGTCGCAGCATGAACCGCATCGAAGACTGCGGCCAGCAGTTGCAGGCAGTGCGGCAATTCTTCGCCGACCAGGCCGCCCATGGCGAACGCCTGCAATACGAACTGGCCCAGGAGATGCAAGAGGTCCCGCTGGCCGCGTAG
- a CDS encoding Fis family transcriptional regulator: MSKESIEDVVKKSLEKYFRDLGEQLPTNVYDMVLSTVEKPVFETVMARAEGNQSQAAEILGINRNTLRKKLQQHGLL, encoded by the coding sequence ATGAGCAAAGAAAGTATTGAGGATGTCGTCAAGAAGAGCCTGGAAAAATATTTCCGGGATCTGGGTGAGCAGCTTCCGACCAATGTCTATGACATGGTCTTGTCCACCGTCGAAAAACCGGTCTTCGAGACCGTGATGGCGCGCGCCGAGGGCAACCAGTCCCAGGCCGCCGAAATCCTCGGCATCAATCGCAACACGCTGCGCAAGAAGCTGCAGCAGCACGGCCTGCTGTAG
- the purH gene encoding bifunctional phosphoribosylaminoimidazolecarboxamide formyltransferase/IMP cyclohydrolase, whose protein sequence is MIKQALISVSDKAGVLDFARALSAMGVNILSTGGTAKLLADNGVPVTEVADYTGFPEMLDGRVKTLHPKVHGGILARRDFPEHVAALEQHGIPTIDMVVVNLYPFQQTVAKDECSLEDAIENIDIGGPAMLRSSAKNHKDVIVICDPTDYEGVLADLKSGGDLPYEKRFALAKKVFAHTAQYDGAITNYFTSLGEDKQHSTRSAYPETLNLHFEKVQDMRYGENPHQSAAFYRDIKKVDGALANYTQLQGKELSFNNIADADAAWECVKSFDPALEAACVIIKHANPCGVAIGANPLEAYSKALQTDPTSAFGGIIAFNREVDAAAAEAVAKQFLEVLIAPSFSAEAKQIFAAKQNVRLLEIPLGKGLNGYDFKRVGGGLLVQSPDAKNVLLADVKVVSKKQPTQQQLQDLMFAWRVAKFVKSNAIVFCGNGMTLGVGAGQMSRIDSARIASIKAQNAGLTLAGSAVASDAFFPFRDGLDVVVDAGATCVIHPGGSMRDQEVVDAANERDVVMLLTGTRHFRH, encoded by the coding sequence ATGATCAAACAAGCACTCATTTCCGTATCCGACAAGGCAGGCGTGCTCGACTTCGCGCGCGCGCTGTCCGCCATGGGCGTCAACATCCTGTCCACTGGCGGCACCGCCAAGCTGCTGGCCGACAACGGCGTGCCGGTCACCGAAGTGGCCGACTACACCGGCTTCCCGGAAATGCTGGATGGCCGCGTGAAGACGCTGCATCCCAAGGTGCATGGCGGCATCCTGGCGCGTCGCGATTTCCCCGAGCACGTCGCCGCCCTGGAACAGCACGGCATCCCCACCATCGACATGGTGGTGGTCAACCTCTACCCGTTCCAGCAGACCGTGGCCAAGGACGAATGCTCGCTGGAAGACGCGATCGAGAACATCGACATCGGCGGCCCGGCCATGCTGCGTTCCTCGGCTAAGAACCACAAGGACGTGATCGTCATCTGCGATCCGACCGACTACGAAGGCGTGCTGGCCGACCTGAAGTCCGGCGGCGACCTGCCTTATGAAAAGCGTTTCGCGCTGGCCAAGAAGGTCTTCGCCCACACCGCGCAGTACGATGGCGCCATCACCAATTACTTCACCTCGCTGGGTGAAGACAAGCAACACAGCACCCGCAGCGCCTACCCTGAGACCCTGAATCTTCACTTCGAGAAGGTCCAGGACATGCGCTACGGCGAAAACCCGCACCAGAGCGCCGCCTTCTACCGCGACATCAAGAAGGTCGATGGCGCCCTGGCCAACTACACCCAGCTGCAAGGCAAGGAACTGTCCTTCAACAACATCGCCGATGCCGATGCCGCCTGGGAGTGCGTCAAGAGTTTCGACCCCGCGCTTGAGGCCGCCTGCGTCATCATCAAGCACGCCAATCCCTGCGGCGTGGCCATCGGCGCCAACCCGCTGGAAGCCTACAGCAAGGCCTTGCAGACCGACCCGACCTCAGCCTTCGGCGGCATCATCGCCTTCAACCGCGAAGTGGACGCAGCCGCTGCTGAAGCCGTGGCCAAGCAATTCCTGGAAGTGCTGATCGCCCCGTCCTTCAGTGCAGAAGCCAAGCAGATCTTTGCGGCCAAGCAGAATGTGCGCCTGCTGGAAATCCCGTTGGGCAAGGGCCTCAATGGCTATGACTTCAAGCGCGTCGGTGGCGGCCTGCTGGTGCAGTCGCCGGATGCCAAGAACGTGCTGCTGGCCGACGTGAAGGTGGTCAGCAAGAAGCAGCCGACTCAACAGCAATTGCAGGACCTGATGTTCGCCTGGCGTGTGGCCAAGTTCGTCAAGTCCAATGCCATCGTCTTCTGCGGCAATGGCATGACTCTGGGCGTGGGCGCCGGCCAGATGAGCCGTATCGATTCGGCCCGCATCGCTTCCATCAAGGCCCAGAACGCCGGCCTGACCCTGGCCGGTTCGGCCGTGGCCTCGGACGCCTTCTTCCCGTTCCGTGATGGCCTGGATGTGGTGGTCGATGCCGGTGCGACCTGCGTCATCCATCCGGGTGGTTCGATGCGCGACCAGGAAGTCGTCGATGCTGCCAATGAGCGCGATGTCGTCATGCTGCTGACGGGTACCCGTCACTTCCGTCACTGA
- a CDS encoding DUF1493 family protein, with product MNNLTWDTFEAWVRQRHGTSDKMRLARTTTLTGDMHLTGDEAVDFIDRYFAAFSIDPGDYRFDRYFLGEGFNLIEVIHMVLSKKKRAKYERTPLTLGMLYQAALDGKWNCARLEALGTDPE from the coding sequence ATGAACAATCTGACATGGGACACCTTTGAAGCCTGGGTCCGACAGCGACATGGCACCAGCGACAAAATGCGCTTGGCGAGGACCACCACGCTGACCGGAGACATGCACCTCACCGGCGATGAAGCCGTTGACTTCATCGATCGCTACTTCGCGGCGTTTTCCATCGACCCTGGGGACTATCGTTTCGACCGATATTTCCTCGGCGAGGGATTCAACCTCATCGAGGTGATCCACATGGTTTTGTCCAAGAAGAAACGGGCCAAGTATGAGCGGACGCCGCTGACCTTGGGGATGCTCTACCAGGCGGCATTGGATGGGAAATGGAATTGTGCTCGGCTCGAAGCACTTGGAACAGATCCAGAGTAG
- a CDS encoding STM2901 family protein has protein sequence MTNKYRYGIHENLSPNELLFYIFVDETCKELGVDDIGAAAAILAGENIIPTRAKPRGATKGTSVASILSRRYLNYDLKKRILPTVTRESIKRLQILMTRNIGAFVGRAVPVVGWVFMAYNVASISVRAVANYNRRVKPDDRVLS, from the coding sequence ATGACGAACAAGTATCGCTATGGAATTCATGAAAACCTCTCCCCAAATGAATTACTGTTCTACATTTTTGTCGACGAGACCTGCAAAGAACTTGGTGTAGACGATATTGGCGCGGCAGCTGCCATTCTCGCTGGTGAAAACATTATCCCCACACGCGCTAAGCCCAGGGGAGCGACGAAGGGTACGTCAGTTGCATCCATATTGTCTCGAAGATACCTGAACTACGATCTGAAGAAACGCATCTTGCCAACGGTGACACGAGAAAGTATCAAGCGCCTCCAAATCCTCATGACCAGAAACATCGGTGCTTTTGTGGGACGAGCTGTCCCGGTTGTTGGATGGGTCTTCATGGCTTACAACGTTGCATCGATCAGCGTTCGAGCTGTGGCGAACTACAACCGCCGCGTCAAACCTGACGATAGAGTTCTGTCATGA